One Polyangiaceae bacterium genomic window carries:
- a CDS encoding SpoIIE family protein phosphatase encodes MDVGTAQRPAEGETVCGDAMLVIHREPRSLFVVVDGLGHGPHAATAAMAFCEYVEGHADEPLDVMLHGADKAVSSTRGAAAMIARVDKRAATIDIAGVGNVALRAWSKERVQPLPMRGVLGRGIRNVRVFRYGLSVGDLFALYSDGISGSFDIDGIKHQGAATIARSILDGYRKAHDDATCVVARYLGA; translated from the coding sequence GTGGATGTAGGCACCGCACAGCGCCCCGCCGAAGGGGAAACCGTCTGTGGTGACGCCATGCTCGTCATCCATCGCGAACCACGTTCGCTCTTCGTCGTCGTCGATGGCCTCGGCCATGGACCTCACGCCGCCACCGCCGCTATGGCCTTCTGCGAATACGTCGAAGGGCACGCCGACGAACCTCTCGACGTGATGCTGCACGGCGCGGACAAGGCCGTTTCGAGCACCCGCGGCGCCGCCGCCATGATCGCACGCGTGGACAAACGCGCTGCAACAATCGACATCGCAGGCGTTGGCAACGTCGCCCTGCGCGCATGGAGCAAGGAACGCGTTCAACCTCTGCCCATGCGCGGCGTGCTCGGGCGAGGCATTCGCAACGTTCGCGTCTTTCGCTACGGTTTGTCCGTGGGCGATCTCTTCGCCCTCTATTCGGACGGAATCTCTGGAAGCTTCGATATCGACGGGATCAAACACCAAGGTGCGGCCACCATCGCTCGCTCCATCCTCGACGGGTACCGCAAGGCCCATGATGATGCGACATGCGTGGTTGCGCGCTATCTTGGTGCCTGA
- a CDS encoding anti-sigma regulatory factor, producing the protein MSSYEHHAPVENRADGITVPIRAEHDVVRARTLGKDMAKQLGFSDVVQTKVATAVSELARNIFQYAGTGEVRFRRIEGKRRGIEIVARDQGPGISDPALILSGAYRSKWGMGAGLRGTKRLVDEFELDTHPGLGTTVRIRKYAE; encoded by the coding sequence ATGTCGTCGTACGAGCACCACGCTCCCGTGGAAAACCGCGCCGACGGGATCACCGTGCCGATTCGCGCCGAACACGATGTCGTCCGCGCCCGCACGCTCGGCAAAGACATGGCCAAGCAGCTCGGTTTTTCCGACGTCGTGCAGACGAAAGTCGCCACCGCCGTGTCGGAGCTCGCGCGCAACATTTTCCAATACGCGGGCACCGGCGAAGTGCGCTTCCGACGCATCGAAGGAAAACGCCGCGGCATCGAAATCGTGGCGCGCGATCAAGGTCCTGGGATCTCCGATCCAGCGCTCATCTTGAGCGGCGCTTATCGCTCCAAGTGGGGCATGGGCGCGGGTCTTCGCGGCACGAAACGCCTCGTGGATGAATTCGAGCTCGATACCCATCCTGGCCTGGGCACCACCGTCCGAATCCGAAAGTACGCTGAGTAG
- a CDS encoding ATP-binding protein gives MSAPGKTALEPRTFDIGSEHERFWCAAEGKRYAAAIGFDPTAQGEVAICIAELASNVAKFAGRGTITLSMVDDGRIGLRIVVEDAGPGVTDPATVMQDGFSEGRRLDPGTPRRTGQGLGVGLGAVSRMMNHVEIVNVPQHGLRVVATKWLDNTRRSGMHRMGGPPSNKDPGSNR, from the coding sequence ATGTCCGCTCCCGGTAAAACCGCACTCGAACCGCGTACGTTCGACATAGGGAGCGAACACGAGCGATTCTGGTGTGCCGCCGAGGGCAAGCGATACGCGGCAGCCATCGGTTTCGATCCGACCGCGCAAGGCGAAGTCGCCATCTGCATCGCCGAGCTTGCGTCGAACGTTGCCAAGTTTGCTGGGCGCGGAACGATCACGCTTTCGATGGTCGACGACGGGCGCATCGGCTTGCGTATCGTCGTGGAAGACGCGGGCCCTGGCGTGACGGATCCCGCCACGGTGATGCAGGACGGGTTCTCCGAAGGCCGGAGGCTCGACCCAGGCACGCCACGCCGCACCGGACAAGGGCTCGGCGTGGGGCTCGGCGCCGTCTCGCGCATGATGAACCACGTGGAGATCGTCAACGTGCCTCAACACGGACTGCGCGTCGTGGCCACCAAGTGGCTCGACAACACGCGCCGATCCGGCATGCATCGCATGGGCGGCCCGCCATCCAACAAAGATCCTGGCAGCAATCGGTAG
- a CDS encoding TIGR00266 family protein codes for MRQEIKHNPDFGAVQVVFDQPGEQLVTESGAMVARDAGIDMKTSLQGGIGGALKRKLLGGESLFQNTFTATQPGQTMWFAPAPEGAIVCVTMQPGMELFVQSGAYLASTPGVTLDTKWQGAKGFFSGGLFLLRAYGQGYLWFACYGGAHTIDIGQQYHGYICDNTHMVAFTQGLQYQINKVGGLKSLFLGGEGLVCQFQGQGRLWLQTRNPGSLASFLHPFRRVEAKSSG; via the coding sequence ATGCGACAAGAGATCAAACACAACCCCGACTTCGGTGCGGTTCAGGTCGTTTTCGATCAACCTGGCGAGCAGCTCGTCACGGAAAGCGGTGCGATGGTCGCGCGAGACGCGGGCATCGACATGAAGACGAGCCTCCAGGGAGGCATCGGTGGCGCGCTCAAGCGAAAATTGCTTGGTGGTGAAAGCTTGTTTCAGAACACCTTCACGGCTACGCAGCCTGGACAAACCATGTGGTTTGCTCCGGCGCCGGAAGGTGCGATCGTGTGCGTGACGATGCAGCCGGGCATGGAGCTGTTCGTCCAGTCCGGTGCGTACCTCGCGTCCACGCCCGGCGTCACCCTCGACACGAAGTGGCAAGGAGCGAAAGGGTTTTTCTCGGGAGGACTCTTTCTTTTGCGTGCATACGGTCAGGGGTATCTCTGGTTTGCCTGTTATGGCGGCGCTCACACGATCGACATTGGGCAGCAGTACCACGGCTACATTTGCGACAACACGCACATGGTCGCGTTTACCCAGGGACTGCAGTACCAAATCAACAAAGTGGGCGGCCTGAAGAGCCTGTTTCTCGGCGGCGAAGGCCTCGTTTGCCAGTTCCAGGGCCAAGGTCGCTTGTGGCTGCAAACGCGCAATCCGGGCTCGCTCGCCTCGTTCCTCCATCCGTTTCGCCGGGTCGAAGCCAAGTCTTCCGGCTGA
- a CDS encoding oxidative damage protection protein, protein MGKMVQCVKLGQEAEGLDKPPFKGPLGARVFDNVSKAAWKMWLEHSKMLINEFRLDLMSEHGQRIWMSECEKYFFGEGATLPPDFKPEEPK, encoded by the coding sequence ATGGGAAAAATGGTGCAGTGCGTGAAGCTCGGCCAAGAAGCCGAAGGCCTCGATAAGCCGCCTTTCAAAGGCCCCCTCGGTGCTCGCGTCTTCGACAACGTGTCCAAAGCCGCCTGGAAAATGTGGCTCGAACACTCCAAAATGCTCATCAACGAATTCCGCCTCGACCTCATGAGCGAACACGGCCAACGCATCTGGATGAGCGAGTGCGAAAAGTACTTCTTCGGCGAAGGCGCTACGCTGCCCCCCGACTTCAAACCCGAAGAACCGAAGTAA
- a CDS encoding STAS domain-containing protein: MEDGGQAAEIERLRARVAALEEQLAERERSAAAARAEAAALRAMIEQLPIGLMAADSTGKVLVVNATALKIVGDGTVDQPLDDVVSKFGIFEPDKTTVINPENIPLARAMRGEVVRGAETFIRSQNFPDGAWLESYAAPFATADNEVTGGVIALIDCGQRKFLEEEATAQNAALTAAEAEKLEIITRLRTAVEQLSTPILELWEDVLALPVIGIVDSRRSAEMMERLLQEIVQKQSRFVIIDLTGVEVIDTSTADHFMKLVKAVGLIGARCVLTGIRPAVAQTLVDLDVSFGQLETLRNLRHGLRYCLRWLDNEGV, encoded by the coding sequence TTGGAAGACGGTGGCCAAGCAGCGGAGATCGAGCGGCTCAGGGCTCGAGTAGCCGCACTCGAGGAGCAGCTTGCGGAGCGGGAGCGTTCCGCGGCGGCGGCTCGTGCGGAGGCTGCGGCCCTGCGCGCGATGATCGAGCAGCTCCCCATTGGGCTCATGGCCGCGGACTCCACGGGCAAAGTGCTGGTGGTGAACGCGACGGCGTTGAAGATCGTTGGCGATGGGACCGTCGATCAGCCTCTTGACGATGTCGTCTCGAAGTTTGGGATTTTCGAGCCCGACAAGACGACCGTCATCAATCCCGAGAACATACCGCTGGCGCGAGCGATGCGTGGCGAGGTCGTTCGCGGGGCCGAGACGTTCATACGAAGCCAAAACTTTCCCGATGGTGCGTGGCTCGAGTCGTATGCGGCTCCGTTCGCGACTGCGGACAACGAAGTGACTGGCGGGGTGATCGCGCTTATCGATTGCGGTCAGCGCAAGTTCCTCGAAGAAGAAGCGACGGCGCAGAATGCGGCGCTCACGGCAGCCGAGGCCGAGAAGCTCGAGATCATCACGCGCCTTCGCACGGCCGTCGAGCAACTGTCGACTCCGATCCTCGAGCTGTGGGAGGACGTGCTCGCGCTGCCCGTGATCGGCATCGTCGACTCGCGACGCAGTGCGGAGATGATGGAGCGACTTCTGCAGGAGATCGTGCAGAAGCAATCAAGGTTTGTCATTATCGACCTCACGGGAGTCGAGGTGATCGACACGTCGACGGCTGATCACTTCATGAAGCTCGTCAAGGCCGTCGGGCTCATTGGTGCGCGTTGTGTGTTGACGGGGATTCGACCGGCGGTAGCGCAGACGTTGGTCGATTTGGACGTCAGCTTTGGTCAGCTCGAGACCCTGCGGAATTTGCGACACGGGCTGCGGTACTGTTTGCGGTGGCTGGACAACGAAGGCGTCTAG
- a CDS encoding STAS domain-containing protein gives METQRIPIVRLQGKLIVSIQTALSDTVVDRLQQDVATACERGDARGLVVDVSGVDILDSYITRSLRDLAVMARLMGVETVVCGLRPAVAMTLVEMGMELPGVRTALNLDRALALLDSLQPVGSAGDLVVGDDDDEEDGEA, from the coding sequence ATGGAAACGCAGCGAATCCCGATTGTACGGCTTCAAGGAAAGCTCATCGTCTCGATACAGACAGCGCTTTCCGATACCGTCGTCGATCGCTTGCAACAGGATGTGGCGACTGCTTGTGAACGCGGTGATGCGCGAGGGCTCGTGGTCGACGTTTCGGGCGTCGACATCCTCGACAGCTACATCACGCGAAGCCTTCGGGATCTGGCGGTGATGGCGCGTCTCATGGGGGTTGAAACGGTCGTGTGTGGCCTGAGGCCCGCCGTTGCCATGACGCTCGTGGAGATGGGTATGGAGCTGCCGGGCGTTCGCACGGCGCTCAATCTCGATCGAGCTTTGGCGCTCCTCGACAGCCTCCAGCCCGTTGGATCGGCCGGCGACCTCGTCGTTGGCGACGACGACGACGAAGAGGATGGTGAGGCGTGA
- a CDS encoding TIGR00266 family protein produces MQTNLLYKPSQTLAQCWLAPGESVVAESGAMVGMSTNVQMQTQSGGFMKGLKRLFGGESFFRNTFTAQGGQGEVLFATPLCGDMAVLEAGHKQWCIQNSAYVASSPTVDVKTKTGGFKGMFSGAGLFVLETSGQGQVIIGTFGALEPVQVDGSMVIDTGHLAAWESTLQYKVGKSGAGWIASFLSGEGLVCHFQGQGTVYLQSRNAAEYGATIGAMLPPRRN; encoded by the coding sequence ATGCAAACCAACCTTCTCTACAAGCCTTCTCAGACGCTCGCTCAGTGCTGGCTTGCGCCCGGTGAATCCGTCGTTGCGGAAAGCGGCGCGATGGTCGGCATGTCGACCAACGTGCAGATGCAGACGCAATCCGGCGGCTTCATGAAGGGTTTGAAGCGCCTCTTCGGCGGCGAGTCGTTTTTCCGGAACACCTTCACGGCCCAAGGTGGGCAAGGTGAAGTTCTTTTTGCCACGCCACTTTGCGGAGACATGGCGGTGCTCGAAGCCGGTCACAAGCAGTGGTGCATTCAGAACAGCGCGTACGTCGCGTCGAGTCCCACGGTGGACGTGAAGACCAAGACCGGCGGATTCAAGGGCATGTTCTCGGGTGCCGGCCTGTTTGTCCTGGAAACATCGGGCCAAGGCCAAGTCATCATCGGCACCTTCGGCGCGCTCGAGCCGGTGCAAGTCGACGGCAGCATGGTGATCGATACCGGGCACCTCGCGGCTTGGGAGTCGACGCTTCAGTACAAGGTCGGCAAGAGCGGCGCGGGCTGGATCGCGTCATTTCTTTCGGGCGAGGGTCTCGTGTGCCACTTCCAAGGCCAGGGCACCGTGTACTTGCAGTCCCGCAACGCGGCCGAATACGGCGCCACGATCGGCGCGATGTTGCCTCCGCGCAGAAACTGA
- a CDS encoding DUF4276 family protein: MHAMRYTLLADGSSDAVLRYILNWLIERHTTACFEPQWADLRKLPKVPKTLTERIRVAVSLYPCDLLFVHRDAERESCEKRIAEIQQAVSDATSKPVVCVIPVRMQEAWLIFDEIAIRRAAGCPNGKMPLDLPDLSRIENEPDPKTLLHTLLRVASGYHGRRAKQFQPNVHTHRLGELITDFGPLRRLPAFQALESDLVHALRKIGCPALT; the protein is encoded by the coding sequence GTGCATGCGATGCGCTATACCCTGCTTGCGGATGGCTCGTCCGATGCTGTCCTTCGGTACATTCTGAATTGGCTCATCGAACGCCACACCACGGCTTGTTTTGAGCCACAATGGGCGGACTTGCGTAAACTTCCAAAGGTCCCAAAGACCTTGACGGAACGCATTCGTGTGGCTGTTTCGCTTTACCCTTGCGATTTGCTTTTCGTGCATCGCGATGCCGAGCGTGAAAGCTGCGAAAAACGCATTGCAGAAATTCAGCAAGCCGTCAGCGATGCAACATCGAAGCCTGTGGTTTGTGTCATTCCAGTAAGAATGCAGGAAGCGTGGTTGATTTTCGATGAAATAGCTATTCGACGCGCTGCTGGTTGCCCAAATGGCAAGATGCCGCTCGATTTGCCGGACCTGTCCCGCATTGAAAACGAACCGGATCCCAAAACGCTATTGCACACACTGCTTCGCGTGGCGAGCGGGTACCACGGGCGGCGTGCCAAGCAATTTCAACCAAACGTGCACACTCATCGTCTTGGAGAGCTGATAACAGACTTCGGCCCGCTTCGTAGGCTCCCAGCCTTTCAGGCACTCGAGAGTGACTTGGTTCACGCGCTGCGCAAGATCGGCTGTCCAGCGCTGACGTGA
- a CDS encoding TIGR00266 family protein: MQHIIKYEPTFSMLQVNLAPGEVLIAEAGSMVARSSSLGMEVKLNAGKNAGFFGKMKTFFIALIRKIVGGETFFVNHFSSPQGGWLWLAPSLSGGIKPITLNGNSMIFSAGAFLASAGDIDLKMRWGGLRALLAKEGAFFVEASGTGQVFVTSYGAIEEIYCNGSYVVDNGHIVGFEPQLNFNIKSGGGGLLGFLASGEGIVCEFQGQGRILIQTRNTGALVDWLTPMLPP, encoded by the coding sequence ATGCAACACATCATCAAGTACGAGCCCACGTTCTCGATGCTTCAGGTGAACCTGGCACCGGGCGAAGTGCTCATCGCGGAAGCTGGTTCCATGGTCGCCCGTTCGAGCAGCCTCGGAATGGAGGTCAAGCTCAACGCGGGGAAAAATGCCGGATTTTTCGGCAAAATGAAGACGTTCTTCATTGCCCTCATTCGCAAAATCGTTGGTGGTGAAACGTTTTTCGTGAACCACTTCTCCAGCCCGCAAGGTGGCTGGCTGTGGCTTGCGCCATCTCTTTCGGGGGGCATCAAGCCGATTACGCTCAACGGAAATTCGATGATTTTCAGCGCTGGAGCGTTTCTCGCGAGCGCTGGCGACATCGACCTGAAGATGCGCTGGGGCGGCTTGCGAGCGCTTCTTGCCAAGGAAGGCGCGTTCTTCGTCGAAGCATCTGGCACGGGGCAGGTGTTCGTGACGAGCTACGGGGCGATCGAAGAGATCTACTGCAACGGCAGCTATGTGGTGGACAACGGTCACATCGTTGGTTTCGAGCCTCAGTTGAACTTCAACATCAAGAGCGGTGGAGGTGGACTGCTCGGATTCCTCGCGTCTGGCGAAGGGATCGTGTGCGAGTTCCAGGGGCAGGGGCGCATTCTCATTCAAACGCGCAACACCGGTGCGCTCGTCGATTGGCTCACGCCGATGTTGCCGCCCTGA
- a CDS encoding FHA domain-containing protein translates to MWKLTIEDDEGKQTALPLAHDEYGLGRGDENSIRLTDRNVSRKHARLAKNGEAWIIRDVNSYNGTYVNGVRVVGEQPVNAGDIIQLGDYRLELVDESKVVPVADPSAQAALTQVPVHQRPNRLVVVVGPNPGTEYPLDREHFTIGRAEEATISVNHSSVSRLHAELIALGNGRFEIIDKGSANGIRINGVELKRGILEAGDALELGDVRLRFVGAGKIFRAGMGLGVDGQGVRPMGGFDNLAAAAPPQKTGLGMGKLLAIGAVVAVLVIALVVALTRPPKTTTVGPTQAAEMNPVEAHILAEAKKLVEEKDFERAHTKLQAINDNSPTRESPEFKEIESKWADWMFSKAEQQDATEKKRTLQQIASTPSVSAEQRKKAVDMLTAMGVAAEPPPPPPPPPNPGGGGFVPSSSGNSGSSNTTATAKTSEPTTTTGPTAPPPPGQLDEAALRRGIEGKVWSGRASEQEIKLLIAICKHQRDMACRDRAVAMLKQKQGG, encoded by the coding sequence ATGTGGAAATTAACGATCGAGGACGACGAGGGGAAACAGACAGCGCTCCCTCTCGCCCACGATGAATACGGCCTCGGACGCGGCGACGAAAACTCGATTCGCCTGACGGACCGCAACGTTTCTCGCAAGCATGCCAGGCTCGCGAAGAACGGCGAGGCTTGGATCATCCGGGATGTAAACAGCTACAACGGCACGTACGTCAATGGCGTTCGGGTCGTTGGAGAGCAGCCGGTCAACGCCGGCGACATCATCCAGCTTGGTGACTACCGCCTCGAGCTGGTCGACGAATCGAAGGTCGTACCCGTTGCGGATCCGTCGGCGCAAGCAGCGCTGACGCAGGTCCCCGTTCATCAGCGCCCCAATCGACTCGTCGTGGTTGTCGGTCCAAACCCAGGCACCGAATACCCGCTCGATCGCGAACACTTCACGATAGGTCGCGCTGAAGAAGCGACCATCTCCGTCAACCACAGCTCGGTCAGTCGCCTCCATGCAGAGCTCATCGCGCTCGGCAACGGTCGATTCGAGATCATCGACAAGGGCAGCGCCAACGGCATTCGCATCAACGGCGTCGAGCTGAAGCGCGGCATCCTCGAAGCAGGCGACGCGCTCGAGCTCGGTGACGTGCGTTTGCGCTTCGTTGGTGCAGGCAAGATCTTCCGCGCCGGCATGGGCCTCGGTGTCGACGGTCAAGGCGTTCGTCCGATGGGCGGCTTCGACAACCTCGCCGCCGCCGCGCCGCCGCAAAAGACCGGCCTCGGCATGGGCAAACTCCTGGCGATCGGTGCTGTCGTTGCCGTGCTCGTCATCGCGCTCGTCGTCGCACTCACTCGACCGCCGAAGACCACCACCGTTGGGCCGACGCAAGCCGCCGAAATGAACCCGGTTGAGGCGCACATCCTGGCGGAAGCGAAGAAGCTCGTCGAAGAGAAGGACTTCGAGCGAGCGCACACGAAGCTTCAAGCCATCAACGACAACTCGCCGACGCGTGAGTCGCCCGAGTTCAAAGAGATCGAGTCCAAGTGGGCGGACTGGATGTTCAGCAAGGCCGAACAGCAGGATGCCACCGAGAAAAAACGGACTTTGCAGCAGATTGCATCCACGCCGAGCGTCAGTGCCGAACAGCGCAAGAAAGCAGTGGACATGTTGACCGCCATGGGCGTCGCTGCAGAGCCGCCGCCACCACCTCCGCCTCCGCCGAATCCTGGTGGCGGTGGGTTTGTCCCGTCGAGCTCGGGCAATTCGGGGTCGTCGAACACGACCGCGACGGCGAAGACGAGCGAACCCACGACGACGACAGGACCCACGGCTCCTCCACCTCCAGGGCAGCTCGATGAAGCCGCGTTGCGCCGGGGGATCGAGGGCAAAGTGTGGTCGGGTCGAGCGAGCGAGCAGGAGATCAAGCTGCTCATCGCCATCTGCAAGCATCAGCGCGACATGGCTTGTCGCGATCGCGCCGTCGCCATGCTCAAGCAGAAGCAAGGCGGTTGA
- a CDS encoding AAA family ATPase: protein MLTRLKVQGFKNIDIDVRLGPFTCIAGANGIGKSNVFDAIAFLSALADKSLIDAALSVRGGAGRTGDVRSLFRRTGDTMADEMHFLVEMIIPERGEDDLGQPAEASMTYLQYRLGLRYRGDSTGLPVGGIELVHEDLKHLNKSSAKKSLGFPSKRAWVESVIQGRRTSSYISTEHSIVSLHADAGGGTGGRPRKVPAHSLPRTMLSSVNNAAEHRTLVLARQEMKSWMELQLEPSALRSADPFTAPHTIGASGDHLPATLYHLAHSAAQREPGGDQNLYARVANRLSELIENVGSISVDVDERRQLLNVVMTDLLGTPHVAGSLSDGTLRFLALTVMEADSSPRALICLEEPENGMHPSRIRPMLRLLQEIAVDPTEPVGPDNPLRQVIINTHSPLVVAEVPDDALLFAHAAKDPTTSPRATMLSLAALPDTWRNNVPVVSRGALLDYLNPLQDPEDDARDADNATEGGDEQHFARRRVKDRKDLQMLLPLFKNVN from the coding sequence ATGCTCACGCGCCTAAAAGTTCAGGGCTTCAAGAATATCGATATTGACGTCCGATTGGGTCCGTTCACCTGCATTGCAGGTGCCAATGGCATTGGCAAGTCGAACGTCTTCGACGCAATTGCATTTCTGTCTGCTCTTGCAGACAAGTCGCTCATCGATGCGGCGCTGTCGGTTCGGGGTGGGGCAGGTCGGACGGGAGATGTGCGCAGTCTGTTTCGCCGAACGGGCGACACGATGGCGGATGAAATGCATTTCCTCGTCGAAATGATCATTCCTGAGCGAGGCGAAGACGACCTTGGGCAGCCGGCCGAAGCATCGATGACATATTTGCAATATCGCTTGGGGCTTCGCTATCGAGGGGATTCTACAGGATTGCCCGTAGGCGGCATCGAGCTCGTTCATGAAGATCTCAAGCATTTGAACAAAAGCTCGGCCAAGAAGTCTCTTGGATTCCCTTCAAAACGAGCGTGGGTTGAATCGGTCATTCAGGGGCGCCGCACGAGCTCATATATATCAACTGAGCATTCCATTGTTTCATTGCATGCCGACGCCGGCGGAGGAACTGGAGGCCGCCCCCGGAAGGTTCCTGCGCATAGCCTCCCCCGAACCATGCTTTCCAGCGTCAACAATGCCGCTGAGCACCGAACATTGGTCTTGGCCCGACAGGAAATGAAGTCCTGGATGGAGCTACAGCTTGAGCCATCCGCGTTACGGTCTGCAGATCCATTCACGGCCCCCCATACGATTGGCGCTAGCGGCGACCACTTGCCGGCAACCCTTTACCACTTGGCGCATAGCGCAGCCCAGCGTGAGCCCGGTGGCGATCAAAATCTTTACGCACGCGTTGCGAATCGATTATCAGAGCTTATTGAAAATGTCGGATCCATATCCGTCGACGTTGATGAGCGCCGACAACTCCTCAACGTCGTCATGACCGACCTGCTCGGCACGCCTCATGTTGCTGGTTCATTATCTGACGGGACTTTGCGATTTCTTGCTCTTACGGTAATGGAAGCGGATTCCAGTCCACGTGCGCTGATTTGTTTGGAGGAGCCCGAAAATGGCATGCACCCGAGCCGTATTCGCCCCATGCTGCGGCTCTTGCAAGAAATTGCCGTCGATCCGACAGAGCCCGTTGGTCCCGATAATCCTCTGCGGCAGGTCATCATCAATACGCATTCACCATTGGTCGTTGCGGAGGTTCCCGATGATGCGCTTCTGTTTGCTCACGCGGCCAAGGATCCGACGACATCACCGCGCGCTACCATGCTCTCATTAGCTGCTTTACCGGATACATGGAGAAACAACGTGCCTGTCGTTTCGCGTGGCGCTTTGCTCGATTATTTGAATCCGTTGCAGGATCCAGAAGACGACGCAAGGGATGCCGACAACGCCACGGAAGGTGGTGACGAGCAACATTTCGCCAGGCGTCGGGTGAAAGACCGTAAAGATCTCCAAATGCTGCTTCCTCTTTTCAAGAATGTAAACTGA
- a CDS encoding M48 family metallopeptidase: MSGEEVRSAPTPPPTQGFGHSPARIAGEFGVILLAIVLLILGARGCAGCAANGIVSQLPPDVDATIGKTAGEAMRAQHSMGGEPTAEEKARVDRIFEELRSALTEEEKRILVAPRVTVLKDEQVNAFALPGGEVFVLTGLLERTKNDDAQLRGVLAHEIGHAVRRHGVRSLVRNGVFGLVIVFVTGDLNDITATLIAGASQLDTLSYSRSMEEEADAFGVDVLARRKEDPEGLARFLESLETQPVPQFLSTHPDSKERAKAIREQMKK; the protein is encoded by the coding sequence ATGTCTGGAGAGGAAGTGCGAAGTGCACCCACACCGCCACCCACGCAGGGTTTCGGGCATAGCCCCGCTCGAATCGCTGGCGAGTTCGGAGTCATCCTGCTTGCCATCGTGCTGCTCATTCTTGGAGCGCGCGGATGTGCAGGATGCGCCGCAAACGGCATCGTTTCGCAACTTCCACCGGACGTCGACGCGACGATCGGAAAAACCGCCGGCGAAGCGATGCGCGCTCAGCACTCGATGGGCGGCGAACCCACGGCAGAAGAAAAAGCACGCGTCGATCGCATCTTCGAAGAACTGCGCAGCGCGCTCACCGAAGAAGAAAAACGCATCCTCGTCGCGCCTCGTGTCACGGTTTTGAAAGACGAACAAGTCAACGCATTCGCCCTTCCCGGCGGTGAAGTGTTTGTCCTGACCGGCCTGCTCGAACGCACCAAGAACGACGACGCGCAGCTACGCGGCGTACTCGCACACGAGATCGGACATGCCGTGAGGCGTCATGGAGTTCGATCGCTCGTGCGCAACGGCGTTTTTGGACTCGTCATCGTGTTCGTCACCGGAGACTTGAACGACATCACCGCCACGCTCATCGCAGGCGCCTCGCAGCTCGACACGCTGAGCTACAGCCGATCGATGGAGGAAGAAGCCGATGCATTCGGCGTGGACGTTCTTGCGAGGCGAAAGGAAGACCCGGAAGGTTTGGCGCGCTTTCTCGAGAGCCTCGAAACGCAACCCGTCCCGCAGTTTCTCTCGACGCACCCCGACAGCAAGGAACGCGCGAAAGCGATCCGGGAGCAGATGAAGAAGTAG